From the genome of Phytohabitans rumicis, one region includes:
- the dapA gene encoding 4-hydroxy-tetrahydrodipicolinate synthase, with the protein MTHDHRPFGRLLTAMVSPFRADGSLDVEGAARLATYLVDEQANDALVINGTTGESPTTSDGEKEQLIRAVVEAVGDRAKVVAGVGTNDTRHTIELAASAEKAGAHGLLVVTPYYNKPPQAGLVKHFTAVADESGLPILVYDIPHRTGTAIATETLARLAEHPRIVGVKDAKGDLTATSWVTKRTDLAIYSGDDAMTLPLLAVGGVGLVGTSTHLSGTRAKQMIDAYESGAIDIALDLHHQLLPIFTGVFRCPGTTLVKAAMNLRGLPAGPVRPPLIDATDAEIAQLREDSAAAGLPL; encoded by the coding sequence ATGACGCACGACCACCGACCCTTCGGGCGGTTGCTCACCGCGATGGTGAGCCCGTTCCGCGCCGACGGCTCGCTCGACGTTGAGGGAGCGGCCCGGCTCGCCACTTACCTGGTGGATGAGCAGGCCAACGACGCGCTGGTGATCAACGGCACCACCGGCGAGTCGCCCACCACCTCCGACGGGGAGAAGGAGCAGCTCATCCGGGCGGTGGTGGAGGCCGTCGGCGATCGCGCGAAAGTGGTCGCCGGCGTGGGCACCAACGACACGCGTCACACGATCGAATTGGCGGCCTCGGCGGAAAAGGCCGGCGCGCACGGGCTGCTCGTGGTCACGCCGTACTACAACAAGCCGCCGCAGGCCGGCCTGGTCAAGCACTTCACCGCGGTCGCCGACGAGTCCGGGCTGCCGATTCTCGTCTACGACATCCCGCACCGCACCGGCACCGCGATCGCGACCGAGACGCTGGCCCGGCTCGCCGAGCACCCGCGGATCGTCGGTGTGAAGGACGCCAAGGGGGACCTGACCGCCACCTCGTGGGTCACCAAGCGCACCGACCTGGCCATCTACTCCGGCGATGACGCGATGACGCTGCCGCTGCTGGCCGTTGGCGGCGTCGGCCTCGTGGGCACCTCCACCCACCTGTCTGGCACGCGGGCCAAGCAGATGATCGATGCCTACGAGAGCGGGGCAATTGACATCGCGCTGGACCTGCACCACCAGCTGTTGCCGATCTTCACGGGCGTCTTCCGCTGCCCGGGCACGACGCTGGTCAAGGCCGCGATGAACCTGCGTGGCCTGCCCGCCGGTCCGGTACGGCCCCCGTTGATCGACGCGACCGATGCCGAGATAGCGCAGCTCCGCGAAGACAGCGCCGCCGCGGGACTTCCTCTATGA
- the thyX gene encoding FAD-dependent thymidylate synthase codes for MPDVVPPQVKLIAWTHFEAPDDVPWSTDADGGQALAEFAGRACYQSWKKPNPATATNEGYLAHILEVGHLSVLEHGSVTFYFTGVSRSFTHELIRHRHLSYSQLSQRYVPEREAAMVEPSVIAEDAELHKKFVEATEASLRAYNELLEGLERKFADVANGTLRRKQARQAARAVLPNATETRIVVTGNYRAWRHFVAMRATEAADVEIRELAVECLRQLQGVAPNVFNDFTISTLDDGTEIASSPYAQLP; via the coding sequence ATGCCGGATGTAGTCCCGCCCCAGGTCAAACTCATCGCTTGGACGCACTTTGAGGCGCCGGACGACGTGCCGTGGTCGACCGACGCCGACGGGGGTCAGGCGCTCGCCGAGTTCGCCGGCCGTGCCTGCTACCAGTCGTGGAAGAAGCCCAACCCGGCCACCGCCACCAACGAGGGCTACCTCGCGCACATCCTCGAGGTCGGTCACCTGTCCGTGCTGGAGCACGGCTCGGTCACGTTCTATTTCACCGGAGTGTCGCGCTCGTTCACGCACGAGCTGATCCGGCACCGGCACCTGTCGTACTCCCAGCTGTCGCAGCGCTACGTGCCTGAGCGGGAGGCCGCGATGGTCGAGCCGTCGGTGATCGCCGAGGACGCGGAGCTGCACAAGAAGTTCGTCGAGGCCACCGAGGCCAGCCTGCGCGCCTACAACGAGCTGCTGGAGGGCCTGGAGCGCAAGTTCGCCGACGTCGCCAACGGCACGCTGCGCCGCAAGCAGGCCCGGCAGGCGGCGCGCGCGGTGCTGCCCAACGCCACCGAGACGCGGATCGTGGTCACCGGCAACTACCGTGCGTGGCGGCACTTCGTCGCGATGCGTGCCACCGAGGCGGCCGACGTCGAGATCCGTGAGCTGGCCGTGGAGTGCCTGCGCCAGTTGCAGGGCGTCGCGCCGAACGTTTTCAACGACTTCACCATCTCCACGCTTGACGACGGCACGGAGATTGCGTCCAGCCCGTATGCTCAGCTGCCCTAA
- a CDS encoding YlcI/YnfO family protein, giving the protein MDLAPYLDALRRDLAASAAPGGPDVARAAELLAGALDASVRLCLLEVLSDAADEITARLPATTVEVRLRGRQADLVVTDVERVNDVTVPPSEPTGDVARITLRLPESLKDSVEQAAAAEGVSVNAWLVRAVQSAVQAGPAGPATPPRRGNAARRITGYGRA; this is encoded by the coding sequence ATGGACCTGGCACCGTATCTCGACGCTCTCCGGCGCGACCTCGCCGCCAGTGCGGCTCCCGGCGGGCCGGATGTCGCCCGCGCCGCCGAGTTGCTGGCCGGCGCGCTCGACGCCTCCGTCCGGCTGTGCCTGCTGGAGGTGCTGTCCGACGCGGCCGACGAGATCACCGCGCGGCTACCGGCGACAACGGTCGAGGTACGCCTGCGCGGACGCCAGGCCGACCTCGTCGTCACCGACGTCGAGCGGGTCAATGACGTCACTGTGCCGCCATCCGAGCCTACCGGTGACGTCGCCCGCATCACGCTGCGCCTCCCCGAGTCGCTCAAGGACTCGGTGGAGCAGGCGGCGGCAGCGGAGGGCGTCTCGGTCAACGCGTGGCTTGTCCGCGCGGTGCAGTCCGCCGTCCAGGCCGGTCCCGCCGGTCCGGCAACCCCACCCCGCAGAGGCAACGCCGCCCGCCGGATCACCGGCTACGGCCGAGCCTGA
- a CDS encoding DUF4097 family beta strand repeat-containing protein — protein sequence MPEFPSPRPVNVVVKLASGALEITAEERDTTVVDVESFGNGSDEAAERTKIEFHGDTLTVTAPEGGWLGRRSAAIQVTIRVPLDSSLRLKAASADTACRGRFAAIDVNSASGDISFEHVTGDARVKIASGDVTAGQVDGELQVGGAAGDVSARHVGGLVDTNLASGNVEVGEAGAGVSAKSASGSVRIGTAQRGTVKVRTTSGAVSVGVRSGTGVWLDVSTLSGHTRNDLDMGTGGGEGGHDLSLDVRTVSGDIDIRRVPAAAPA from the coding sequence ATGCCCGAGTTCCCCTCTCCCCGGCCGGTCAACGTCGTCGTCAAGCTGGCCAGTGGCGCTCTGGAGATCACCGCCGAGGAGCGCGACACCACGGTCGTGGACGTCGAGTCGTTCGGCAACGGCTCCGACGAGGCCGCCGAGCGCACCAAGATTGAATTTCACGGCGACACGCTCACCGTGACCGCTCCCGAAGGCGGCTGGCTCGGCCGCCGCTCCGCCGCCATCCAGGTCACCATCCGGGTGCCGCTGGACAGTTCACTCCGGCTCAAGGCGGCGTCGGCCGACACCGCCTGTCGCGGCCGCTTCGCCGCCATCGACGTAAACAGCGCCTCCGGCGACATCTCCTTCGAGCACGTCACCGGCGACGCACGGGTGAAGATCGCGAGCGGCGACGTGACGGCCGGCCAGGTCGACGGCGAGTTGCAGGTGGGCGGCGCGGCCGGTGACGTCTCCGCCCGGCACGTCGGCGGCCTGGTCGACACCAACCTGGCCAGCGGCAACGTCGAGGTCGGCGAGGCCGGCGCGGGCGTGTCCGCCAAGTCCGCCTCCGGCTCGGTCCGGATCGGGACGGCCCAGCGTGGCACCGTCAAGGTCCGCACGACGTCCGGTGCGGTCTCGGTCGGCGTACGCAGCGGCACGGGCGTCTGGCTGGACGTCAGCACGCTGTCGGGGCACACCCGCAACGATCTCGACATGGGCACGGGCGGCGGCGAGGGCGGGCACGACCTCAGCCTCGACGTACGCACGGTGAGTGGCGACATCGACATCCGCCGGGTGCCGGCTGCCGCGCCCGCGTGA
- a CDS encoding DUF2752 domain-containing protein, translating into MTSVADPTAAPPPYYVPPPPNRFVRLMARAPKWLAPVSVLGCIAAAAGYTMLADPTESRADAAPTCLLKLTTGLDCPGCGGTRAFWYVLHGNLPAAARHHALFVFALPFLLYLYVAWTGQRVFKRKLPPLRITPTMIGVFLAVWLGFSILRNLPWAPFTWFYV; encoded by the coding sequence GTGACCAGCGTGGCCGATCCGACCGCCGCCCCGCCGCCCTACTACGTGCCGCCACCGCCCAACCGGTTCGTCCGGTTGATGGCCCGGGCGCCGAAGTGGCTGGCCCCGGTCTCGGTCCTGGGCTGCATCGCCGCGGCGGCCGGCTACACCATGCTCGCCGACCCCACCGAGAGCCGTGCCGACGCGGCCCCGACCTGCCTGCTCAAGCTGACCACCGGGCTGGACTGTCCAGGCTGTGGGGGCACCCGCGCGTTCTGGTACGTCCTGCACGGCAACCTGCCCGCCGCGGCCCGCCACCACGCGCTCTTCGTGTTCGCGCTGCCGTTCCTGCTCTACCTGTACGTGGCCTGGACCGGGCAGCGGGTCTTCAAGCGCAAGCTGCCCCCATTGCGCATCACGCCCACCATGATCGGCGTGTTCCTGGCCGTATGGCTGGGCTTCAGCATCCTGCGCAACCTCCCCTGGGCCCCTTTCACCTGGTTCTACGTGTAG
- a CDS encoding winged helix-turn-helix domain-containing protein: MAVPEFLSLAQARRIALAAQGFADPAPAGPPTMRHVRRVLARTGLLQMDSVNVLQRAHYLPLYSRLGPYPTGLLDRAAYGRPRELFEYWGHEASLIPVALHPALRWRMAAASTDSWGGMRRIADEQPELVAWVLDEVRVNGPLTAAEIEHDAPRETGNWGWNWSAVKRALEYLFWSGEVAAATRNGNFGRVYDLAERVLPAEVLAAPTLAPAEAYRELVAVSARALGVAAEFELRDYFRLPVAGARTAIAELVEAGVLRPVTVRGWRQPAYLHAEAKLPRWVRGDRLISPFDPLIWERARTERLFDFTYRIEIYVPAPRRVFGYYVLPFLQGERFTARVDLKADRKAGVLRVPAAWLEPGADPGETAEALAVELSRLAGWLGLSEVSPPERGDLQFKSVTGVR; the protein is encoded by the coding sequence ATGGCCGTACCCGAATTTTTGTCGCTTGCGCAGGCCCGCCGGATCGCGTTGGCCGCGCAAGGCTTCGCGGACCCCGCGCCGGCGGGGCCGCCCACCATGCGGCACGTGCGCCGCGTGCTCGCGCGCACCGGACTGTTGCAGATGGACTCGGTCAACGTCCTGCAGCGGGCCCACTACCTGCCGCTTTACAGCCGGCTGGGGCCATACCCGACCGGGCTGCTCGACCGGGCCGCCTACGGGCGCCCGCGGGAGCTGTTCGAGTACTGGGGGCATGAGGCGTCGCTGATCCCGGTGGCGCTGCATCCCGCGCTGCGCTGGCGGATGGCCGCGGCCAGCACCGACTCGTGGGGCGGCATGCGGCGCATCGCGGACGAGCAGCCGGAGCTGGTCGCCTGGGTGCTCGACGAGGTGCGCGTCAACGGCCCGCTGACCGCGGCGGAGATCGAGCACGACGCGCCGCGCGAAACCGGCAACTGGGGGTGGAACTGGTCGGCCGTCAAGCGGGCGCTGGAATACCTGTTCTGGTCCGGTGAGGTCGCCGCCGCCACGCGCAACGGCAACTTCGGCCGCGTCTACGACCTGGCCGAGCGGGTGCTGCCCGCCGAGGTGCTGGCCGCGCCGACACTCGCGCCCGCCGAGGCGTACCGGGAGCTGGTGGCCGTGAGCGCGCGGGCCCTGGGCGTGGCCGCGGAGTTCGAGCTGCGCGACTACTTCCGGCTGCCGGTCGCCGGTGCCCGCACGGCGATCGCCGAGCTGGTCGAGGCCGGCGTGCTGCGGCCGGTCACGGTGCGCGGGTGGCGGCAGCCGGCATATCTGCACGCCGAGGCCAAGCTGCCGCGCTGGGTGCGGGGCGACCGGCTGATCAGCCCGTTCGACCCGCTGATCTGGGAGCGGGCGCGCACCGAGCGGCTCTTCGACTTCACCTACCGCATCGAGATCTACGTGCCCGCGCCGCGCCGCGTCTTCGGGTACTACGTGCTGCCGTTCCTGCAAGGCGAGCGGTTCACCGCCCGCGTCGACCTCAAGGCCGACCGCAAGGCCGGCGTGCTGCGCGTGCCGGCGGCCTGGCTGGAGCCGGGCGCCGACCCCGGCGAGACGGCGGAGGCCCTCGCCGTCGAATTGAGCCGCCTGGCCGGCTGGTTGGGCCTGTCGGAGGTGTCGCCGCCCGAGCGGGGAGACCTCCAGTTCAAGAGCGTCACCGGTGTACGGTGA
- a CDS encoding bifunctional DNA primase/polymerase codes for MEPLATALWYAASGVPVLPLHTGGGGGRCSCRRPHCDRPGKHPRWHPRLITAGLHQATTDPDQVVRWWTAWPRANVGLRTGVTVDVCDVDTPVGLRLLSALVDDAAVPAVRTGSGGLHLYFAATGAPNRVRVLPGVDWRGKDGYVVAPPSIHANGRRYRWIRHGPAPDCPSELISLVMPPPRPHPRSCATRPGTPRPHSTTRRSGSGRRRWGSATTRSTGRRAAWAGWPPPGTSVSTRSPTRSPTPPAPPASGRTRQRARSARA; via the coding sequence GTGGAGCCGCTCGCCACCGCCCTGTGGTACGCGGCCAGCGGCGTGCCGGTCCTCCCGCTGCACACCGGTGGCGGCGGCGGCCGCTGCTCCTGCCGCCGCCCGCACTGCGACCGCCCCGGCAAGCACCCGCGGTGGCACCCGCGGCTCATCACCGCCGGCCTGCACCAGGCGACCACCGACCCGGACCAGGTCGTACGGTGGTGGACCGCCTGGCCGCGCGCGAACGTGGGGCTCCGCACCGGCGTCACCGTCGACGTGTGCGACGTGGACACTCCCGTGGGGCTGCGGCTGCTGAGCGCACTCGTCGACGACGCCGCCGTCCCCGCCGTACGCACCGGCTCCGGCGGCCTCCACCTGTACTTCGCGGCGACCGGCGCGCCCAACCGCGTACGGGTGCTGCCCGGCGTCGACTGGCGGGGCAAGGACGGGTACGTCGTCGCGCCCCCGTCCATCCACGCGAACGGCCGCCGCTACAGATGGATCCGGCACGGTCCCGCCCCGGACTGCCCGTCCGAGCTGATCTCGCTGGTGATGCCGCCGCCCCGCCCCCACCCCCGGTCGTGCGCTACCCGACCCGGTACGCCGCGGCCGCACTCGACAACGAGGCGATCCGGGTCCGGTCGGCGCCGGTGGGGCAGCGCAACAACACGCTCTACCGGGCGGCGCGCAGCCTGGGCCGGCTGGCCGCCGCCGGGCACCTCGGTGAGCACGAGGTCACCGACGCGCTCACCCACGCCGCCCGCGCCGCCGGCCTCGGGGCGTACGAGACAGCGCGCACGATCCGCTCGGGCCTGA
- a CDS encoding GNAT family N-acetyltransferase produces MALGYVRPARPEDAGEIARIQLATWRTAYRRVLPQRALDRLDEAWLAAQWTEAITASPSPRHRVLVAVEQADEAYTVGFAASGPADEQALAPDEAPLGADVAAFTDLLVEPRWGRRGHGSRLLAACVDLWREDGFSTAVAWIYDGDPATQKFLASAGWEPDGAARALDVDDQLIAQHRLHTYFSPPSVAPRTK; encoded by the coding sequence ATGGCGCTCGGGTACGTCCGGCCGGCGCGTCCCGAGGACGCCGGCGAGATCGCACGCATCCAACTCGCGACGTGGCGGACGGCGTACCGGCGGGTGCTGCCGCAGCGGGCGCTCGACCGGCTGGACGAGGCGTGGCTGGCGGCCCAGTGGACCGAGGCGATCACGGCGTCGCCGTCCCCGCGACACCGGGTGCTGGTGGCCGTCGAGCAGGCCGACGAGGCGTACACGGTGGGATTTGCGGCTTCGGGGCCGGCCGACGAGCAGGCGCTCGCGCCCGACGAGGCGCCGCTCGGCGCGGACGTCGCGGCCTTCACCGACCTGCTCGTGGAGCCGCGGTGGGGCCGGCGCGGCCACGGGAGCCGGCTGCTGGCCGCGTGCGTCGACCTGTGGCGCGAGGACGGCTTCAGTACCGCCGTCGCCTGGATCTACGACGGCGACCCAGCCACCCAAAAGTTCCTAGCCTCAGCCGGGTGGGAGCCGGACGGGGCCGCCCGCGCGCTCGACGTGGACGATCAGCTCATCGCGCAGCACCGCCTGCACACCTACTTCTCGCCGCCCTCGGTCGCGCCGCGCACGAAGTAG
- a CDS encoding carbohydrate ABC transporter permease → MRRLVNTFVGYAILIFFALVFLYPFVIQIANSFKTEPDAAANPLSPVPDPISLAGFERIFEGTNFPLWLGNSLLVTVVITLGRVFLDSLAGYALARLRFRGRRAIFAGVIAVMAVPGVVLLIPKFLVLNQLGIYDSYTALILPVIVDAAGVFIMKQFFESVPVSVEEAARIDGAGVFRTYWSVVLPMARPALITLTILSFQGSWNEFPHTLVAVQNPDLFTLPRGLADLVSGSLGTGTQYPLKLGAALLATIPVALIFVVFQRYFVRGATEGGEK, encoded by the coding sequence ATGCGTCGCCTCGTGAACACCTTCGTCGGGTACGCCATCCTGATCTTCTTCGCGCTCGTGTTCCTGTACCCGTTCGTGATCCAGATCGCGAACTCGTTCAAGACCGAGCCGGACGCGGCGGCCAACCCGCTCTCGCCCGTGCCCGACCCGATCTCGCTCGCCGGGTTCGAGCGGATCTTCGAGGGCACCAACTTCCCGCTGTGGCTCGGCAACTCGCTCCTGGTGACGGTGGTGATCACGCTCGGCCGGGTCTTCCTCGACTCGCTGGCCGGGTACGCGCTGGCCCGGCTGCGCTTCCGCGGCCGGCGGGCGATCTTCGCGGGCGTCATCGCCGTGATGGCGGTGCCGGGCGTGGTCCTGCTGATCCCCAAGTTTCTGGTGCTCAACCAGCTCGGCATCTACGACAGCTACACCGCGCTGATCCTGCCGGTCATCGTGGACGCGGCCGGCGTGTTCATCATGAAGCAGTTCTTCGAGTCGGTGCCGGTCAGCGTCGAGGAGGCGGCCCGCATCGACGGGGCGGGCGTGTTCCGCACGTACTGGTCGGTGGTGCTCCCCATGGCCCGGCCCGCCCTGATCACGCTGACGATCCTGTCGTTCCAAGGCTCCTGGAACGAGTTTCCGCACACCCTCGTCGCCGTCCAGAACCCCGACCTCTTCACCCTGCCGCGCGGCCTGGCCGACCTGGTCAGCGGCTCGCTGGGCACGGGCACCCAGTACCCGCTGAAGCTGGGCGCCGCACTGCTGGCGACGATCCCGGTGGCCCTGATCTTCGTGGTGTTCCAGCGCTACTTCGTGCGCGGCGCGACCGAGGGCGGCGAGAAGTAG